The Mycolicibacterium mageritense genome contains a region encoding:
- a CDS encoding BMC domain-containing protein — MSSNAIGLIETKGFVAALAAADAMVKAANVTITDRQQVGDGLVAVIVTGEVGAVKAATEAGAETASQVGELVSVHVIPRPHNELGAHFSVSSK, encoded by the coding sequence ATGTCCAGCAACGCAATCGGACTGATCGAGACCAAGGGCTTCGTGGCTGCGCTGGCCGCCGCCGACGCCATGGTGAAAGCCGCCAACGTCACCATCACCGACCGTCAGCAGGTCGGCGACGGCCTGGTGGCCGTCATCGTCACGGGCGAGGTCGGTGCCGTGAAGGCCGCCACCGAGGCCGGCGCCGAAACCGCCTCGCAGGTCGGCGAGCTGGTGAGCGTGCACGTGATCCCGCGGCCGCACAACGAGCTCGGCGCCCACTTCTCGGTGTCCAGCAAGTAG
- a CDS encoding microcompartment protein, whose protein sequence is MQATETDTEAGTGIKTQIRVYLLVEDLQRQFAAYLGTPTRARGYPPYEGEHALIVEVSPALAIERVIDLALREVPGIQPGILYVERQFGVLEIHSANLSDVQRAGEAILAGTGNRPEDQLRPRVLYHDIIEDITDQHAVILNRNRQASMILPGQSLLVYEMTPALFAAVAANEAERAAPGLTVVDVQMIGAAGRLYIGGSVEDVTVARDRITEVLAGIDGREH, encoded by the coding sequence ATGCAGGCCACCGAAACGGACACCGAAGCAGGCACGGGGATCAAAACCCAGATCCGCGTGTACCTGCTGGTGGAGGATCTGCAACGGCAGTTCGCCGCCTACCTCGGCACCCCGACCCGCGCCCGCGGCTACCCGCCGTACGAAGGCGAGCACGCCCTGATCGTCGAGGTTTCGCCCGCCTTGGCGATCGAGCGCGTAATCGATCTGGCGTTACGTGAGGTTCCCGGCATCCAGCCGGGAATTCTGTACGTGGAACGGCAGTTCGGGGTTCTGGAGATCCACTCGGCCAATCTGTCCGACGTGCAGCGAGCCGGCGAGGCGATCCTCGCGGGCACCGGCAACCGTCCGGAGGACCAGCTCCGGCCGCGCGTGCTCTACCACGACATCATCGAAGACATCACCGATCAGCACGCGGTGATCCTCAACCGCAACCGGCAGGCTTCGATGATCCTGCCCGGGCAGTCGCTGCTGGTCTACGAGATGACGCCGGCTCTGTTCGCGGCGGTCGCGGCCAACGAAGCCGAACGGGCCGCGCCTGGGCTTACGGTGGTCGACGTGCAGATGATCGGAGCAGCCGGAAGACTGTACATCGGTGGCAGCGTCGAGGACGTCACGGTGGCGCGCGACCGGATCACGGAGGTGCTGGCAGGTATCGACGGCAGGGAGCACTAG
- a CDS encoding phosphotransferase enzyme family protein, with the protein MVVVDDIAVARAALDQYDISAEATLRLLNLSENATYLVEDRGTQSILRVHRENYHRPHEIESELDWLAALRADSDVTVPTVLPARDGSRLVTVEVNGNPRHIVHFDMVAGSEPDENALTLDDFHLLGRITAALHEHSQRWTRPAGFGRFSWDWEHSLGDQPRWGRWLDAEGVGDSERQVLERAQDLLHRRLVEYGTGPERFGLIHADLRLANLLVDPVSSGITVIDFDDCGFGWYFYDFGTAVSFIEDDPKLPEWQESWVSGYRSRRELPTEDEDMLASFVLLRRLLLLAWMGSHSHSKESATKAISYAAGSCALADRYLSSNGRSLT; encoded by the coding sequence ATGGTCGTCGTGGACGATATTGCGGTCGCCCGGGCGGCGCTGGACCAGTACGACATCAGCGCCGAGGCCACCCTGCGGCTGCTGAACCTGTCGGAGAACGCCACCTATCTGGTGGAAGACCGCGGAACCCAGTCGATCCTGCGGGTGCATCGGGAGAACTACCACCGCCCGCACGAGATCGAGTCCGAACTGGACTGGCTGGCCGCGCTGCGGGCCGACAGTGACGTCACGGTCCCGACGGTGCTGCCTGCCCGGGACGGCAGCCGTCTGGTCACGGTCGAGGTCAACGGAAATCCACGGCACATCGTGCATTTCGACATGGTCGCGGGTTCCGAGCCGGACGAGAATGCGCTCACGCTCGACGACTTTCATCTGCTGGGCCGGATCACCGCTGCGCTGCACGAACATTCGCAACGCTGGACTCGGCCCGCAGGTTTCGGCCGGTTCTCGTGGGATTGGGAGCACAGCCTGGGTGACCAGCCCCGGTGGGGCCGCTGGCTCGACGCGGAAGGTGTCGGCGACTCCGAACGCCAGGTTCTCGAGCGGGCGCAGGATCTGCTGCACCGCCGCCTCGTCGAATACGGCACCGGGCCGGAGCGGTTCGGTCTCATCCACGCCGATCTGCGACTGGCCAACCTGCTGGTCGACCCGGTGAGCTCGGGGATCACCGTCATCGATTTCGACGACTGCGGGTTCGGTTGGTATTTCTACGATTTCGGAACCGCGGTGTCCTTCATCGAGGATGACCCGAAGCTGCCCGAATGGCAGGAATCCTGGGTGTCCGGCTACCGCAGTCGCCGGGAGCTGCCCACCGAGGACGAGGACATGCTGGCCTCGTTCGTGCTGCTACGCCGGCTGTTGCTGCTGGCCTGGATGGGCAGCCACAGCCACTCCAAGGAATCGGCCACCAAGGCGATCAGCTACGCCGCAGGCAGCTGCGCGCTGGCCGACCGCTATCTCAGTTCGAACGGCCGTTCCCTGACCTAA
- the fabG gene encoding 3-oxoacyl-ACP reductase FabG, with product MFTSLSGRSAIVTGGSKGIGRGIAATLAGAGINVVITGRNQADLDQAVEALAGAPGKVSAVSADVSNPEDSRRAVAEAVARHGGLDIVCANAGIFPSGRLADLTPDDLEQVLAVNFKGTVFIVQAALDALTESGHGRVVITSSITGPITGYPGWSHYGASKAAQLGFLRTAAMELAPKKITINAVLPGNIITEGLEEMGQEYLDQMSSAVPAGRLGSVADIGNAALFFATDEAAYITGQSLVVDGGQILPESHLAIAEL from the coding sequence ATGTTCACCTCGCTCTCAGGTCGCTCAGCCATCGTCACCGGTGGTAGCAAGGGCATCGGCCGCGGCATCGCCGCAACCCTGGCCGGGGCCGGTATCAACGTCGTGATCACCGGCCGCAATCAGGCCGACCTGGACCAGGCCGTCGAGGCCCTGGCAGGCGCACCCGGCAAGGTCAGCGCCGTGAGCGCCGACGTGTCCAACCCCGAAGACTCCCGCCGCGCGGTAGCCGAGGCGGTCGCCCGGCACGGCGGCCTGGACATCGTGTGTGCCAATGCCGGCATCTTCCCCTCGGGCCGGCTGGCGGATCTGACGCCGGACGACCTCGAGCAGGTGCTCGCGGTCAACTTCAAGGGCACGGTGTTCATCGTGCAGGCCGCTCTCGACGCGCTGACCGAGAGTGGACACGGCCGCGTCGTGATCACGTCCTCGATCACCGGGCCGATCACGGGTTACCCGGGATGGTCGCACTACGGCGCCAGCAAGGCGGCTCAGCTCGGCTTCTTGCGTACTGCCGCAATGGAACTCGCGCCCAAGAAGATCACCATCAACGCGGTTCTGCCCGGCAACATCATCACCGAGGGCCTCGAAGAAATGGGCCAGGAATACCTCGACCAAATGTCGTCGGCGGTGCCGGCCGGCCGGCTCGGTTCGGTTGCCGACATCGGCAACGCCGCGCTGTTCTTCGCGACCGACGAGGCCGCCTACATCACCGGCCAGTCCCTGGTGGTGGACGGTGGACAGATCCTTCCGGAATCTCATTTGGCTATCGCCGAACTGTGA
- a CDS encoding GntR family transcriptional regulator produces MAAQSEELRRRIVADINAGAPGAKLGSERDLAERYGTSRSSLRQVLSALEEAGLVHRVIGRSGGIFISHGQVERNLSDVVGVPAFLANQGYVAGTRVLSTRITTPDQATQTALRLGPGDYVVEIHRVRLADGSPISLEHAQFPAERFPGLLEQQLGGSLYEVLQSKYGLETMRADERIEAVTATSNEATLLGIKPKSALLMITRVAYDQDGSPCEFSRDLFRGDRTALAVTAQGRGIAAQSDTNTASVTLQRQAG; encoded by the coding sequence ATGGCGGCGCAGAGCGAAGAGTTGAGGCGGCGGATCGTCGCCGACATCAACGCGGGCGCTCCGGGTGCCAAGCTTGGCAGCGAACGCGATCTTGCCGAACGCTACGGAACCAGCCGGTCCAGCCTCCGCCAGGTGCTGTCGGCGTTGGAGGAGGCCGGCCTGGTCCATCGGGTGATCGGCCGTTCCGGCGGCATCTTCATCAGCCACGGCCAGGTCGAGCGCAACCTCTCCGATGTCGTCGGGGTGCCCGCGTTTCTGGCCAATCAGGGCTATGTCGCAGGCACCCGGGTCTTGTCGACCCGCATCACCACACCGGACCAGGCCACCCAGACCGCGCTGCGGCTCGGGCCGGGCGACTATGTGGTGGAGATCCACCGGGTCCGACTGGCCGACGGCTCCCCCATCTCGCTCGAACACGCGCAGTTCCCGGCCGAACGGTTCCCCGGACTGCTCGAACAACAGCTCGGCGGCTCGCTGTACGAGGTTCTGCAGTCCAAATACGGGCTGGAGACCATGCGTGCCGACGAGCGGATCGAGGCAGTCACCGCCACCAGCAACGAGGCAACCCTGCTCGGCATCAAGCCGAAATCCGCGCTGCTGATGATCACCCGCGTCGCCTACGACCAGGACGGGTCGCCGTGCGAGTTCTCCCGCGACCTGTTCCGCGGTGACCGCACCGCGCTCGCGGTCACCGCGCAGGGCCGCGGCATCGCCGCGCAGTCCGACACCAACACCGCATCGGTCACCTTGCAGCGGCAGGCGGGCTGA
- a CDS encoding catalase: protein MDDEANPKQQQLDDVRVDAATGYLTTQQGVRVDHTDDALSAGDRGPTLLEDFHAREKITHFDHERIPERVVHARGAGAYGYFEPYDSWLAEYTAAKFLTTPGTQTPVFVRFSTVAGSRGSADTVRDVRGFATKFYTAQGNYDLVGNNFPVFFIQDGIKFPDFVHAVKPEPHNEIPQAASAHDTLWDFVGLQPETLHTIMWLMSDRALPRSYRMMQGFGVHTFRLVNASGEGTFVKFHWKPRLGVHSLLWEECQTIAGKDPDFNRRDLWDSIESGQYPEWELGVQLVPESDEFAYPFDLLDATKIIPEETVPVRPVGRMVLNRNPDNFFAETEQVAFHTANVVPGIDFTNDPLLQFRNFSYLDTQLIRLGGPNFAQLAVNRPVAEVHNNQRDGYGQQTIPKGKTSYFKNSLGGGCPALADEDVFRHYTQRIDGQAMRQRAESFKDHYSQARLFWKSMSEVEARHIVAAFAFELGKVDATAGIRERVVEQLNIVDNDLAARVAAKLGLPAPAEVPVELDLPASPALSQLNTATDTIESRKIALLADNGVDVAAVEQFVAAMRDRGAIVEVLAPIGGGTLRGADGGELPVDRGMTTMSSVLYDAVVVPGGTESVQSLAADGYAVHFVTEAYKHLKPVAAQGGGRELLRAAGVFERLSDSAEVAAERGVVTTAAEELPAEFIESFVAALAQHRVWDRETDAVPA, encoded by the coding sequence GTGGACGACGAAGCAAATCCCAAGCAACAGCAACTCGATGACGTCCGGGTCGACGCAGCCACCGGATACCTGACCACGCAGCAGGGCGTCCGGGTCGACCACACCGACGACGCGCTGTCCGCGGGTGACCGCGGACCCACCCTCTTGGAAGATTTCCACGCCCGGGAAAAGATCACGCACTTCGACCATGAGCGGATCCCGGAGCGCGTGGTCCATGCTCGCGGCGCGGGCGCCTACGGCTACTTCGAGCCATACGACAGCTGGCTGGCGGAGTACACCGCCGCCAAGTTCCTCACCACGCCGGGCACCCAGACGCCGGTGTTCGTGCGATTCTCGACCGTGGCCGGCTCGCGTGGATCGGCCGACACAGTGCGCGACGTGCGTGGCTTCGCAACCAAGTTCTATACCGCACAAGGCAATTACGATCTGGTCGGCAACAACTTCCCGGTGTTCTTCATCCAGGACGGCATCAAGTTCCCCGACTTCGTGCACGCGGTCAAACCCGAGCCGCACAACGAGATCCCGCAAGCCGCGTCGGCCCACGACACCTTGTGGGATTTCGTGGGCCTGCAGCCCGAAACCCTGCACACCATCATGTGGTTGATGTCGGATCGGGCGTTGCCCCGCAGTTACCGCATGATGCAGGGGTTCGGTGTGCACACCTTCCGGCTGGTGAACGCTTCTGGCGAAGGAACTTTCGTGAAGTTCCACTGGAAGCCGCGCCTCGGAGTGCATTCCCTGCTCTGGGAGGAGTGCCAGACGATCGCAGGCAAGGATCCCGACTTCAACCGCCGAGATCTCTGGGACAGCATCGAATCCGGGCAGTATCCGGAATGGGAACTCGGCGTGCAGTTGGTGCCCGAGTCCGACGAGTTCGCCTACCCCTTCGATCTGCTCGACGCCACCAAGATCATTCCCGAGGAGACGGTTCCCGTGCGGCCGGTCGGGCGGATGGTGCTCAACCGCAACCCGGACAACTTCTTCGCCGAAACCGAACAGGTCGCGTTCCACACGGCCAACGTGGTGCCCGGAATCGATTTCACCAACGATCCGCTGCTGCAGTTCCGCAACTTCTCGTATCTGGACACCCAGCTGATCAGGTTGGGCGGGCCGAACTTCGCGCAGCTGGCGGTGAACCGTCCGGTGGCCGAGGTGCACAACAACCAGCGCGACGGCTATGGCCAGCAGACCATTCCCAAAGGCAAGACCAGCTATTTCAAGAACAGCCTCGGCGGGGGTTGTCCCGCGCTGGCCGACGAGGACGTCTTTCGGCACTACACGCAACGCATCGACGGTCAGGCCATGCGGCAGCGCGCGGAGAGCTTCAAGGATCACTACAGCCAGGCGCGCCTGTTCTGGAAGAGCATGTCCGAGGTGGAAGCCCGCCACATCGTCGCGGCGTTCGCATTCGAGCTCGGAAAGGTCGACGCCACGGCCGGTATCCGCGAGCGGGTGGTCGAACAACTCAACATCGTGGACAACGACCTTGCCGCCCGGGTCGCGGCCAAGCTCGGCCTGCCGGCCCCCGCCGAGGTGCCGGTCGAGCTCGATCTCCCTGCGTCACCGGCGTTGTCGCAACTCAACACGGCCACCGACACCATCGAGTCGCGCAAGATCGCGCTGCTTGCCGACAACGGGGTCGACGTCGCGGCGGTAGAACAGTTCGTCGCGGCGATGCGCGACCGCGGTGCGATCGTCGAGGTGCTGGCGCCCATCGGAGGCGGTACGTTGCGCGGAGCCGATGGCGGCGAGCTTCCGGTCGACCGGGGCATGACGACGATGTCGTCGGTTCTCTACGACGCGGTGGTCGTGCCCGGCGGCACCGAGTCGGTGCAGAGCCTTGCCGCCGACGGTTACGCGGTGCACTTCGTCACGGAGGCCTACAAACACCTCAAACCGGTTGCGGCGCAAGGTGGCGGCCGCGAATTGTTGCGTGCCGCCGGGGTGTTCGAGCGGCTGTCCGACAGCGCCGAGGTGGCTGCCGAGCGTGGCGTGGTGACCACCGCAGCCGAGGAGCTGCCCGCCGAGTTCATCGAGTCCTTCGTGGCGGCGCTGGCGCAGCATCGCGTGTGGGACCGCGAGACCGACGCGGTCCCGGCCTGA